Proteins from a single region of Streptomyces spectabilis:
- a CDS encoding bifunctional glycosyltransferase/CDP-glycerol:glycerophosphate glycerophosphotransferase, giving the protein MPRFSVIVPAYQVQAYLHECLTSVLEQSFADWELIAVEDRSPDGCAAIIDEFAARDTRVRAVHLEENVGLGRARNAGMEHATGDYLIFLDADDSMAPGSLQAIADRLKETGEPDVLVYDYERTYWTGERVRNQLAHLLHQDGPAPFELADRSGLLRLLMVAWNKAHRREFVERVGLTFPPGTYEDAPWTYPLMMSAKSIATLDRVCVRYRQRRRGGILGTASRAHFDVFDQYERVFAFLDTRRNLPDAWRALVFRRMVDHLLAIYARPERLPHDSRAEFLRRARAHYRRFHVPGSRPRAGARLQHALVRLGSHRAYQTLRSVRRFGARLARYGTGVLGRARESLLRLHYRIQLRRPVRADLAVFTAGDGRGHSGDPGALEAAFREHAPHVRTAWLAAPAHHHTLPTATQRLTPGTAAAWTALARAAYLVSDAGFDRRLVKRPGQLVVHTHRGTPLRHEGADLLERPAAVCGTDVDARLRSADTWDYVLSPNRHATLAGERAYPATYTTLEYGCPRNDRYQRATAADVARIRESLGVRPGTTAILYAPEYRDYRRTQRLGVDLERLLRRLGPRFTVLVHAPHVDAEPLPDDLTGRWVDVSGEPDAGRLCLAADALVTDYSSLMFDYANLDRPIVLHADDWEAYEAARGTYFDVRAFPPGAVARGEDELADIFASGHWRGSRSAQLRRAFRERFCPHDDGSAAERVVRRVVFGAKIPLPSVVALPERHPTPAAGPEGTRVSGAEDSGVAQTAALLSQRTPPNSRI; this is encoded by the coding sequence GTGCCCCGGTTCAGTGTCATCGTCCCCGCGTACCAGGTGCAGGCGTATCTGCACGAGTGCCTCACGTCCGTACTGGAACAGAGCTTCGCGGACTGGGAGCTGATCGCGGTCGAGGACCGCTCGCCGGACGGCTGCGCCGCGATCATCGACGAGTTCGCGGCCCGGGACACCCGCGTCAGGGCCGTCCACCTGGAAGAGAACGTGGGCCTCGGCCGCGCGCGCAACGCGGGCATGGAGCACGCCACCGGCGACTACCTGATCTTCCTCGACGCCGACGACAGCATGGCGCCCGGCTCCCTCCAGGCCATCGCCGACCGCCTGAAGGAGACCGGCGAGCCGGACGTCCTGGTCTACGACTACGAGCGGACGTACTGGACGGGCGAACGGGTGCGCAACCAGCTCGCGCACCTCCTCCACCAGGACGGCCCCGCCCCCTTCGAACTCGCCGACAGGAGCGGCCTGCTGCGGCTGCTCATGGTCGCCTGGAACAAGGCGCACCGCCGCGAGTTCGTCGAGCGGGTGGGCCTCACGTTCCCGCCCGGCACCTACGAGGACGCTCCCTGGACGTACCCGCTGATGATGTCGGCGAAGTCCATCGCGACGCTCGACCGGGTGTGCGTGCGCTACCGGCAGCGGCGGCGCGGCGGGATCCTCGGCACGGCGAGCCGCGCGCACTTCGACGTCTTCGACCAGTACGAGCGGGTGTTCGCGTTCCTGGACACGCGCCGCAACCTGCCGGACGCGTGGCGGGCCCTGGTCTTCCGGCGCATGGTCGACCACCTGCTGGCCATCTACGCCAGGCCGGAGCGGCTCCCGCACGACAGCCGCGCCGAGTTCCTGCGCCGGGCGCGCGCCCACTACCGCCGCTTCCACGTGCCGGGCTCCCGGCCGCGCGCGGGCGCCCGGCTTCAGCACGCCCTGGTGCGGCTCGGCTCGCACCGCGCGTACCAGACGCTGCGGTCGGTGCGGCGGTTCGGCGCGAGGCTCGCGCGGTACGGCACCGGGGTCCTTGGCCGCGCCCGGGAGTCCCTGCTGCGGCTGCACTACCGCATCCAGCTGCGGCGTCCGGTGCGCGCGGACCTCGCGGTCTTCACGGCGGGTGACGGGCGGGGGCACAGCGGCGACCCGGGCGCCCTTGAGGCCGCCTTCCGCGAGCACGCGCCGCACGTGCGCACCGCGTGGCTCGCCGCGCCCGCGCACCACCACACCCTCCCGACCGCGACCCAGCGCCTCACGCCCGGCACGGCCGCGGCCTGGACCGCCCTGGCGCGCGCCGCGTACCTGGTGAGCGACGCCGGGTTCGACCGCCGCCTGGTCAAGCGCCCCGGGCAGCTCGTCGTGCACACCCACCGGGGCACGCCGCTGCGGCACGAGGGCGCCGACCTCCTGGAGCGCCCGGCGGCCGTCTGCGGCACGGACGTCGACGCGCGGCTGCGCTCCGCCGACACCTGGGACTACGTCCTGTCCCCCAACCGCCACGCGACCCTGGCGGGTGAGCGGGCGTACCCGGCGACGTACACGACGCTCGAGTACGGCTGTCCGCGCAACGACCGCTACCAGCGCGCCACCGCCGCCGACGTGGCGCGGATCCGCGAGAGCCTCGGCGTGCGGCCGGGCACGACGGCGATCCTGTACGCGCCGGAGTACCGCGACTACCGGCGCACCCAGCGGCTCGGCGTGGACCTGGAGCGGCTCCTGCGCCGCCTCGGCCCCCGCTTCACGGTTCTGGTGCACGCCCCCCACGTCGACGCGGAGCCGCTGCCCGACGATCTCACCGGGCGGTGGGTCGACGTGTCCGGCGAGCCGGACGCGGGGCGCCTGTGCCTTGCGGCGGACGCGCTGGTCACGGACTACTCCTCGCTGATGTTCGACTACGCGAACCTGGACCGGCCGATCGTCCTGCACGCCGACGACTGGGAGGCGTACGAGGCCGCCCGCGGCACCTACTTCGACGTGCGCGCCTTCCCGCCGGGCGCGGTGGCGCGCGGCGAGGACGAGCTGGCCGACATCTTCGCCTCGGGGCACTGGCGGGGCTCGCGCTCGGCCCAGCTGCGGCGGGCCTTCCGGGAGCGGTTCTGCCCCCACGACGACGGGAGTGCCGCGGAGCGTGTCGTGCGACGGGTGGTGTTCGGGGCGAAGATCCCACTACCGTCGGTCGTGGCGCTCCCGGAGCGGCACCCCACGCCGGCGGCGGGGCCCGAGGGCACCCGTGTGTCCGGGGCCGAGGACTCCGGGGTCGCGCAGACCGCCGCGCTCCTGTCGCAGCGCACTCCCCCCAACTCCAGGATCTGA
- a CDS encoding class I SAM-dependent methyltransferase: MPEASASVPTSAPASVEEPDDVPVPTDFSDVKGWFHPADQVLFDWFLSRQLDLGESGDLLELGAYLGKSAIFMGAYLRPDETFTVCDLFDSPAPDAANSKEMGRSYATLTRRAFEANYRSFHDELPQVVQAPSAGITTHVAERSCRFVHIDASHLYEHVHADIAAARELLTPDGIVVLDDFRAEHCPGVAAATWGAVATTGLKPLCITATKFYGTWGRYEAVHGELGRLLKGRDDMWHGAEEVAGHPMIRISGRKARTPAHPRSRHAGAPPAHRAPEGTRRPRGRGLAALLPGRRR, translated from the coding sequence ATGCCCGAAGCCTCCGCTTCCGTGCCCACGTCCGCGCCCGCGTCCGTGGAGGAGCCGGACGACGTGCCCGTGCCCACCGACTTCTCCGATGTGAAGGGCTGGTTCCACCCGGCCGACCAGGTTCTCTTCGACTGGTTCCTGAGCCGTCAGCTGGACCTCGGCGAATCGGGCGACCTGCTCGAACTCGGGGCCTACCTGGGCAAGAGCGCGATCTTCATGGGGGCCTATCTGCGCCCCGACGAGACCTTCACGGTCTGCGACCTGTTCGACTCGCCCGCGCCCGACGCCGCCAACTCCAAGGAGATGGGCCGCTCGTACGCGACGCTGACCCGGCGCGCCTTCGAGGCCAACTACCGCTCCTTCCACGACGAGCTGCCCCAGGTCGTGCAGGCCCCTTCGGCCGGGATCACCACGCACGTGGCCGAGCGGAGCTGCCGCTTCGTCCACATCGACGCGTCCCATCTGTACGAGCACGTGCACGCGGACATCGCGGCGGCGCGGGAGCTGCTCACGCCGGACGGGATCGTCGTCCTCGACGACTTCCGGGCCGAGCACTGTCCCGGGGTGGCCGCGGCGACGTGGGGGGCCGTGGCCACGACCGGGCTCAAGCCGCTGTGCATCACGGCCACGAAGTTCTACGGGACGTGGGGGCGGTACGAGGCCGTGCACGGGGAGCTGGGGCGGTTGTTGAAGGGGCGGGACGACATGTGGCACGGGGCGGAGGAGGTGGCCGGGCATCCGATGATCCGCATCAGCGGGCGCAAGGCCCGGACCCCGGCCCACCCCCGGTCGCGCCACGCCGGGGCGCCGCCCGCGCACCGGGCCCCGGAGGGCACCCGCCGCCCGCGCGGCCGGGGCCTGGCGGCACTCCTCCCGGGCCGCAGGCGCTAG
- a CDS encoding stealth conserved region 3 domain-containing protein yields MKITYLLGWGDEMGGTELATYTQALHLAERHDVEVLSVFRTRTEPFFPEARGLAVRYLVDRTATPERPVRGSRLDEGACRTLAALPSELIAPAWESAFDRLADVELTAALTDLDTDVLVTTTPALLAAAARLVPARVVTVHQEHRPTQRRGPSGEPLLLFAPRLDALVTLTERTREWIAESLGATAPELAVIPNAVPDGFRPRADGGSKVIVMAARLTGEKRVDHAVRAFARLADAHPDWTLRIFGGGHKEPSLRRLVDAFGLQDRVELLGPCQDMAAEWAKAGLTLMTAGHNEAFPLVLLEALAAGVPVIAYDVLTGPAEIVRHRVDGLLVPPGEIEQLATAMAELMSDDVTRLAYARAAREGVYARFSSERVTALWEELYARLVAGRDRPERLAERADRVALGVASGGPGFRPTAPHTLNAPAPEDERAREDEILAAHEGLIRSVGRLAEQRDDVRTARMAAWNLELTAAALEAWDVPYVLVRTSGGSTAHTLAVADDHRDAALKALADALHGRAVYAELVAPRDAAPGVVLAERLDSVGEMAGLRVFKPVTTTTLSLRHGVQQACTVAFWTRTGEPEGGGRGWRAPFGSTLAGSELPSLAPTARLRVGEREYPSAEVFTQLLMKDVDFPVDAVYTWVDDTDPAWRAARAAALGGPGDGASADTGAVRFRNRDELRYSLRSLAMYAPWVRHVYLVTAGQVPAWLDEDHPGLTVVDHRDLFADPDACLPTFNSHAIETQLHRIDGLSEHFLYFNDDMFLGRPTTPDTFFLPSGLTRFFWSSVSVPDLPVSAADEGYLAAAKNNRALLRRDFGRTATHCLLHVPYALRRDVLTELAERYGAELAATARNPFRGNGDHSVVSSLHQHYAYLTGRAVPGSLAYDFVDIGARADHARLGQLLQSRNKTAFCVGETPGGDVSDDETTLALRAFLTAYFPVPSPYERGAGA; encoded by the coding sequence ATGAAGATCACGTACCTCCTCGGCTGGGGAGACGAGATGGGCGGCACCGAACTCGCCACGTACACCCAGGCGCTGCACCTCGCCGAGCGGCACGACGTGGAGGTCCTCTCGGTCTTCCGCACCCGGACCGAGCCGTTCTTCCCCGAGGCCCGGGGCCTGGCCGTGCGCTATCTGGTGGACCGCACGGCGACGCCCGAGCGCCCTGTGCGCGGCTCGCGGCTCGACGAGGGCGCGTGCCGGACGCTCGCCGCGCTGCCCAGCGAACTGATCGCACCGGCCTGGGAGTCGGCGTTCGACCGGCTCGCGGACGTGGAGCTGACGGCCGCGCTCACGGACCTGGACACGGACGTCCTGGTCACGACGACGCCCGCGCTGCTCGCCGCGGCCGCCCGGCTCGTGCCCGCGCGCGTGGTGACCGTGCACCAGGAGCACCGGCCGACCCAGCGCCGCGGCCCCTCCGGTGAGCCGCTGCTGCTCTTCGCGCCGCGCCTGGACGCCCTGGTGACGCTGACGGAGCGGACCCGCGAGTGGATCGCGGAGTCCCTGGGCGCGACGGCGCCGGAGCTGGCGGTGATCCCCAACGCGGTCCCCGACGGCTTCCGGCCGCGCGCCGACGGCGGCAGCAAGGTCATCGTGATGGCCGCGCGGCTCACCGGCGAGAAGCGGGTCGACCACGCGGTCCGCGCGTTCGCGCGGCTCGCCGACGCGCACCCGGACTGGACGCTGCGGATCTTCGGCGGCGGGCACAAGGAGCCGAGCCTGCGCCGCCTGGTGGACGCCTTCGGCCTCCAGGACCGCGTCGAACTCCTCGGCCCCTGCCAGGACATGGCCGCCGAGTGGGCCAAGGCGGGCCTGACCCTGATGACGGCGGGCCACAACGAGGCGTTCCCGCTGGTGCTGCTCGAAGCCCTCGCGGCGGGCGTGCCGGTGATCGCCTACGACGTCCTGACGGGCCCCGCCGAGATCGTGCGGCACCGCGTGGACGGCCTCCTCGTGCCGCCGGGCGAGATCGAGCAGCTGGCCACCGCCATGGCCGAGTTGATGTCCGACGACGTCACCCGGCTCGCGTACGCGCGGGCCGCCCGCGAGGGCGTGTACGCGCGCTTCTCGTCCGAGCGCGTCACCGCGCTGTGGGAGGAGCTGTACGCGCGCCTCGTCGCGGGCCGCGACCGGCCGGAGCGGCTCGCGGAGCGCGCCGACCGGGTGGCGCTCGGCGTCGCCTCCGGCGGCCCGGGCTTCCGGCCGACCGCGCCGCACACCCTCAACGCCCCGGCGCCCGAGGACGAGCGGGCCCGCGAGGACGAGATCCTGGCCGCGCACGAGGGGCTGATCCGCTCGGTGGGGCGGCTCGCCGAGCAGCGCGACGACGTCCGCACCGCCCGCATGGCCGCCTGGAACCTGGAGCTGACCGCGGCCGCCCTGGAGGCGTGGGACGTCCCGTACGTCCTGGTGCGGACGAGCGGCGGCTCGACCGCGCACACCCTCGCCGTCGCGGACGACCACCGGGACGCCGCCCTGAAGGCGCTCGCCGACGCGCTGCACGGCCGGGCCGTGTACGCGGAGCTGGTGGCGCCACGCGACGCCGCGCCCGGCGTGGTGCTCGCCGAACGCCTCGACAGCGTCGGCGAGATGGCGGGCCTCAGGGTCTTCAAGCCGGTCACCACGACGACGCTCTCGCTGCGCCACGGCGTGCAGCAGGCGTGCACGGTGGCGTTCTGGACGCGGACCGGCGAGCCGGAGGGCGGCGGGCGGGGGTGGCGGGCCCCGTTCGGGAGCACGCTCGCGGGCTCCGAGCTGCCCTCCCTCGCGCCCACCGCGCGGCTGCGGGTCGGCGAGCGGGAGTACCCGAGTGCCGAGGTGTTCACCCAGCTGCTCATGAAGGACGTCGACTTCCCCGTCGACGCCGTCTACACCTGGGTCGACGACACCGACCCGGCCTGGCGGGCGGCGCGCGCCGCCGCCCTGGGCGGCCCGGGCGACGGCGCGTCGGCCGACACCGGCGCGGTCCGCTTCCGCAACCGCGACGAACTCCGCTACTCGCTGCGGTCCCTCGCGATGTACGCGCCGTGGGTGCGGCACGTGTACCTGGTCACGGCGGGCCAGGTCCCGGCGTGGCTGGACGAGGACCACCCGGGCCTGACGGTGGTCGACCACCGCGACCTGTTCGCGGACCCGGACGCCTGTCTGCCGACGTTCAACTCGCACGCCATCGAGACCCAGCTGCACCGGATCGACGGCCTGTCGGAGCACTTCCTGTACTTCAACGACGACATGTTCCTCGGCCGCCCCACGACCCCGGACACGTTCTTCCTGCCCTCGGGGCTCACCCGGTTCTTCTGGTCCTCGGTGTCCGTGCCCGACCTGCCGGTGTCCGCCGCCGACGAGGGCTATCTAGCCGCCGCGAAGAACAACCGGGCGCTGCTGCGCCGCGACTTCGGCCGCACCGCGACGCACTGCCTGCTGCACGTGCCGTACGCGCTGCGGCGCGACGTCCTCACGGAGCTGGCCGAACGGTACGGCGCCGAGCTCGCGGCGACGGCCCGCAACCCCTTCCGGGGCAACGGCGACCACTCCGTCGTCTCCTCGCTCCACCAGCACTACGCGTATCTGACGGGCCGGGCCGTGCCCGGCTCGCTCGCGTACGACTTCGTGGACATCGGCGCGCGCGCCGACCACGCCCGGCTCGGCCAGCTGCTCCAGTCCCGCAACAAGACCGCGTTCTGCGTCGGCGAGACGCCCGGCGGCGACGTGTCGGACGATGAGACGACCCTCGCCCTGCGGGCGTTCCTCACGGCCTACTTCCCCGTGCCGTCGCCCTACGAGCGGGGCGCCGGGGCCTAG
- a CDS encoding response regulator transcription factor has product MHTLASGAAVLPAAWIHRTGATTPRAEARDAHGGAPLSLREREVLALLGEGLTNQQIGRRLGLSAGTVKSYISAVYAKCGVDNRVQAALFAHGIEVSAA; this is encoded by the coding sequence GTGCACACCCTGGCCTCCGGGGCCGCCGTGCTGCCCGCCGCGTGGATCCACCGCACCGGGGCCACCACGCCCCGGGCCGAGGCGCGCGACGCGCACGGCGGGGCCCCGCTCTCCCTGCGCGAGCGCGAGGTCCTCGCCCTGCTCGGCGAGGGTCTGACGAACCAGCAGATCGGACGGAGGCTCGGCCTCAGCGCCGGGACCGTCAAGTCGTACATCAGTGCCGTGTACGCGAAGTGCGGCGTGGACAACCGCGTCCAGGCCGCACTCTTCGCCCACGGCATCGAGGTGTCAGCGGCCTAG
- a CDS encoding stage II sporulation protein M: MDTTTGPIARPAAMGGWKSALAGLFRRQWPAVVSGALLWLAAFGAGWWFAPADPTGVSRAPKQADWGLFAEILARNVGVSAALFLGVATLGVMTIPLTLLTGTLAGYYWGQGSAVLGTRGVVRHLLPHMPLELACLALAAAAGLVPLVTWARAGLGRRPAGELTARGRFGFQDACLLWGVSLAGLTVAAAVETWVST, encoded by the coding sequence ATGGATACGACGACCGGGCCGATCGCCCGGCCCGCGGCCATGGGCGGATGGAAGTCCGCGCTTGCGGGGCTCTTCCGGCGGCAGTGGCCCGCCGTGGTCAGCGGCGCCCTCCTGTGGCTCGCCGCGTTCGGCGCGGGCTGGTGGTTCGCGCCCGCGGACCCGACCGGGGTGAGCCGTGCCCCCAAGCAGGCCGACTGGGGCCTGTTCGCGGAGATCCTCGCGCGGAACGTCGGCGTCTCCGCGGCCCTCTTCCTCGGCGTCGCCACGCTCGGCGTGATGACGATCCCGCTCACGCTCCTGACCGGCACGCTCGCCGGTTACTACTGGGGCCAGGGCAGCGCCGTCCTCGGCACGCGGGGCGTCGTACGGCACCTGCTGCCGCACATGCCGCTCGAACTGGCCTGCCTCGCGCTCGCCGCGGCGGCCGGTCTCGTACCCCTGGTGACGTGGGCGCGCGCCGGACTCGGACGGCGGCCCGCGGGTGAGCTGACCGCGCGGGGCCGGTTCGGCTTCCAGGACGCGTGCCTGCTGTGGGGCGTGTCCCTTGCGGGCCTGACGGTGGCGGCGGCGGTGGAGACATGGGTGAGCACATGA
- a CDS encoding ABC transporter ATP-binding protein has translation MIEVENLVKSYGGRRVLDGLSFTAAPGSVTAFLGPNGAGKSTTLRMVLGLGTPDAGSALVHGVPYAQLRDPLHKVGALLDASACHPARSPRAHLAWLARTHRIPAARVDEVLGLVGLASAARRPVRGFSLGMRQRLGIAVALLGDPEVLLLDEPMNGLDPEGIQWLRKLLRALADEGRTVLVSSHLMHEMAVTADHVLVIGRGRVLADGDMAALLTAGPDAVRLVSPRLDALAPALRAEGADVAYADEPDTATVTGLTGARIGDVAAAHGWSVHELTPVRPSLEEAYLRLTARAAEYRATAPATATSTSDDSRKEAAHA, from the coding sequence GTGATCGAGGTGGAGAACCTGGTCAAGTCCTACGGCGGCCGGCGCGTCCTGGACGGCCTGTCGTTCACGGCCGCGCCCGGGAGCGTCACCGCGTTCCTCGGGCCCAACGGCGCGGGCAAGAGCACCACGCTGCGGATGGTCCTCGGCCTCGGCACCCCGGACGCGGGCAGCGCCCTGGTGCACGGCGTGCCGTACGCGCAGCTGCGCGACCCGCTGCACAAGGTGGGCGCGCTGCTCGACGCCTCCGCCTGCCACCCGGCGCGCAGCCCCCGCGCCCACCTCGCCTGGCTGGCGCGCACGCACCGCATCCCCGCGGCCCGCGTGGACGAGGTCCTCGGCCTGGTGGGCCTCGCCTCGGCCGCCCGCAGGCCCGTGCGCGGCTTCTCGCTCGGCATGCGCCAGCGCCTCGGCATCGCGGTGGCGCTGCTCGGCGACCCCGAGGTGCTGCTGCTCGACGAGCCCATGAACGGCCTGGACCCGGAGGGCATCCAGTGGCTGCGCAAGCTGCTGCGCGCCCTGGCCGACGAGGGCCGTACGGTCCTGGTCTCCAGCCACCTCATGCACGAGATGGCGGTCACCGCCGACCACGTCCTGGTGATCGGCCGGGGCCGGGTGCTCGCCGACGGGGACATGGCCGCGCTCCTGACGGCGGGCCCGGACGCGGTCCGCCTCGTGTCGCCGCGGCTCGACGCGCTCGCGCCCGCCCTGCGTGCCGAGGGCGCCGACGTGGCGTACGCCGACGAGCCGGACACCGCGACCGTGACCGGCCTGACCGGCGCCCGCATCGGGGACGTCGCCGCCGCGCACGGCTGGAGCGTGCACGAACTCACCCCCGTACGGCCGTCGTTGGAGGAGGCGTATCTGCGCCTTACCGCGCGCGCCGCCGAGTACCGCGCGACCGCCCCCGCGACCGCCACCAGCACGTCCGACGACTCCCGGAAGGAGGCCGCGCATGCGTGA
- a CDS encoding ABC transporter permease, giving the protein MRDLLAAEWIKLRSVRSTWTLLALGCALTVAVGLLFCALIGPEYRAADAGRRRELDPVGLPFTGLQFGQVPLVILAVLAVGNEYGTGMIRTTLAAVPRRGLLLAAKLAVLGLTGLAWGLVTGALALGSGSAVLGAGLPLGGEGLRAVAGAGAYAGLLAVLAGALTFMVRRSLTALGVLLPLLFVVSGVMATAPRLRPLARLLPDRAGLRLMQTHQDAGDLTPLAGGGVLLLWVVLAVVVARLVLRRQEC; this is encoded by the coding sequence ATGCGTGACCTGCTCGCCGCAGAGTGGATCAAGCTCCGCTCCGTGCGCTCCACCTGGACCCTGCTCGCGCTCGGCTGTGCGCTCACCGTCGCCGTGGGGCTGCTGTTCTGCGCCCTGATCGGCCCGGAGTACCGCGCCGCGGACGCCGGGCGCCGGCGCGAACTCGACCCGGTGGGGCTTCCGTTCACCGGCCTGCAGTTCGGCCAGGTGCCGCTGGTGATCCTCGCGGTCCTCGCCGTCGGCAACGAGTACGGGACCGGCATGATCCGCACCACCCTCGCCGCCGTGCCCCGGCGGGGGCTGCTGCTCGCCGCGAAGCTCGCCGTACTCGGCCTCACGGGGCTTGCCTGGGGACTCGTCACGGGGGCGCTCGCGCTGGGCTCGGGGAGCGCCGTGCTCGGCGCGGGGCTTCCCCTCGGCGGGGAGGGCCTGCGTGCCGTGGCCGGTGCGGGCGCGTATGCCGGGCTGCTCGCCGTTCTCGCCGGTGCCCTTACGTTCATGGTGCGGCGCTCTCTGACCGCGCTGGGGGTGCTCCTTCCGCTGCTGTTCGTTGTCTCCGGGGTCATGGCTACGGCGCCTCGGCTGCGGCCCCTCGCCCGGCTGCTGCCGGACCGGGCCGGGCTTCGGCTGATGCAGACCCATCAGGACGCGGGGGATCTGACTCCCTTGGCGGGTGGTGGGGTGCTGCTTTTGTGGGTTGTGCTGGCCGTTGTGGTTGCGCGGTTGGTGCTGCGTCGTCAGGAGTGTTGA
- a CDS encoding bifunctional glycosyltransferase/CDP-glycerol:glycerophosphate glycerophosphotransferase: protein MSRFSVVVPVHRVQGYLRECLDSVLDQTFDDLELIVVDDASPDGCADIAAAYARRDPRAHLVRLPGSRGPGPARDAGAARATGAYLLFLDGDDLLLPGALGAVDAALTGAGDPDVLVFAHDRMNWWGDVRAGRDDLTGDPLGVTPAAWNRVVRREFWTGQRLAFSAGPYEDVVPAHRATLQAGDRVAALDRVCVRWRERRVGGFANAPGERHLTVIERYEELFTGGYDRPDAVTRLYPHAVRHLLAVLGDPGRVAPRDRPEFFRRASGLLGAHRPPGHEPASAEERALAEGAHRAYERLERSASRGAALRAQLARRKKQLAARVKRTAYRAELRTARLDPELAVYGAYWNRGVSCNPAAIHAKARELAPHVKGVFVVSYHHRHRVPPGVDHVFAGSLGYWRAMARATYLINNSSFPGGFTKRPGQVYLQTHHGTPLKKMGMDQRRYPASTHNLSFQRLMDHVDQWDFSLSANPHSTETWERVYPSASYRALELGYPRNDVYFTATDDDVRRVRKELGVEDGRTVLLYAPTHRDYQKGFLPRLDLERFAAALGPSYVILVRAHYFYGSDAGLAAHPGIVDVTGHPRVEDLCLAADALVTDYSSLMFDYACLDRPIVTYAPDWQAYRLARGTYFDLLSGHEGDTPGAVATTEADLTALFRDNAWDTPDTTRLRSAFRARFCPYDDGGAAERVVRHLFLGEAQLPCF from the coding sequence ATGTCGCGCTTCTCCGTAGTCGTGCCCGTCCACCGCGTCCAGGGCTATCTCAGGGAGTGCCTTGACTCGGTGCTCGACCAGACCTTCGACGACCTCGAACTGATCGTCGTCGACGACGCGTCCCCCGACGGCTGCGCGGACATCGCCGCCGCGTACGCGCGCCGCGACCCGCGCGCGCACCTCGTCCGGCTGCCCGGGAGCCGGGGCCCCGGCCCCGCCCGTGACGCCGGGGCCGCCCGCGCCACCGGCGCCTATCTGCTCTTCCTCGACGGCGACGACCTGCTCCTGCCGGGCGCGCTCGGCGCCGTCGACGCCGCGCTCACCGGGGCGGGCGACCCGGACGTCCTGGTGTTCGCGCACGACAGGATGAACTGGTGGGGCGACGTGCGCGCCGGACGCGACGACCTGACCGGCGACCCGCTCGGCGTGACGCCCGCCGCCTGGAACCGCGTCGTGCGCCGGGAGTTCTGGACCGGACAGCGCCTGGCGTTCTCAGCGGGCCCCTACGAGGACGTGGTGCCCGCGCACCGGGCGACCCTCCAGGCCGGGGACCGCGTCGCCGCGCTCGACCGGGTGTGCGTGCGCTGGCGGGAGCGGCGCGTCGGCGGCTTCGCCAACGCCCCCGGCGAGCGCCACCTCACCGTGATCGAACGCTACGAGGAGCTGTTCACCGGTGGCTACGACCGCCCGGACGCCGTCACCCGGCTCTATCCGCACGCCGTACGCCATCTGCTCGCCGTCCTCGGCGACCCCGGGCGCGTCGCCCCGCGCGACCGGCCGGAGTTCTTCCGCCGCGCCTCGGGGCTGCTCGGGGCGCACCGCCCGCCGGGCCACGAGCCCGCGTCCGCGGAGGAGCGCGCCCTGGCCGAAGGGGCGCACCGCGCCTACGAGCGCCTGGAGCGGTCCGCGAGCCGGGGCGCCGCCCTGCGCGCCCAGCTGGCCCGGCGCAAGAAGCAGCTCGCCGCCCGCGTCAAGCGCACCGCCTACCGCGCCGAGCTGCGCACGGCGCGCCTCGACCCGGAACTCGCCGTGTACGGGGCGTACTGGAACCGCGGCGTCTCCTGCAACCCGGCCGCCATCCACGCCAAGGCCCGCGAACTCGCCCCGCACGTCAAGGGCGTCTTCGTCGTCTCGTACCACCACCGGCACCGGGTCCCGCCCGGCGTCGACCACGTCTTCGCGGGCTCGCTCGGCTACTGGCGGGCCATGGCCCGCGCCACGTACCTGATCAACAACTCCAGCTTCCCCGGCGGCTTCACCAAGCGCCCCGGCCAGGTCTACCTCCAGACCCACCACGGCACGCCCCTGAAGAAGATGGGCATGGACCAGCGGCGCTACCCGGCGAGCACCCACAACCTCAGCTTCCAGCGCCTCATGGACCACGTCGACCAGTGGGACTTCAGCCTCTCCGCCAACCCGCACTCCACCGAGACCTGGGAGCGCGTCTACCCGTCCGCGTCCTACCGCGCCCTGGAGCTCGGCTACCCGCGCAACGACGTGTACTTCACGGCGACGGACGACGACGTGCGCCGCGTCCGCAAGGAACTCGGCGTCGAGGACGGCCGGACGGTCCTCCTGTACGCGCCCACGCACCGGGACTACCAGAAGGGCTTCCTGCCCCGGCTCGACCTGGAGCGCTTCGCCGCCGCGCTCGGCCCCTCGTACGTGATCCTGGTCCGCGCCCACTACTTCTACGGCTCCGACGCGGGCCTCGCCGCCCACCCCGGCATCGTCGACGTGACCGGCCACCCGCGCGTGGAGGACCTCTGCCTGGCCGCCGACGCCCTGGTGACGGACTACTCCTCGCTGATGTTCGACTACGCCTGTCTGGACCGCCCGATCGTCACCTACGCCCCCGACTGGCAGGCCTACCGCCTGGCCCGCGGCACGTACTTCGACCTCCTGTCGGGCCACGAGGGCGACACACCGGGCGCGGTGGCCACCACGGAGGCCGACCTCACCGCCCTGTTCCGCGACAACGCCTGGGACACCCCGGACACGACCCGCCTGCGCTCGGCCTTCCGCGCCCGCTTCTGCCCGTACGACGACGGGGGAGCGGCGGAGCGAGTGGTGCGACACCTCTTCCTGGGCGAGGCACAGCTGCCCTGTTTTTAG